From one Methanomassiliicoccales archaeon genomic stretch:
- a CDS encoding ATP-binding cassette domain-containing protein → MNAVIEVENLVKVYNGTIRAVDGVTFCVEKGEIFGFLGPNGAGKTTTISILTTLLKPTSGVAKILGHDVTKEPYKVRKLIGLVPQELTVDDDLTGRENMLLQADLYGVPRREAIERIDELLSLVNLEDAADRLVKTYSGGMRKRLELAEGLIHQPSVLFLDEPTLGLDVQTRAAIWNHIRDLKKKHNMTIFMTTHYLEEADSLCDRIAIIDHGRIMALDTPETLKRSIGGDVVQIKVNSDSDLTDLIQNVAGVVNVKKEGDEYRIKAVNGEKIIPALLKVIVDHGVSVESVHLERPNLDQVFLEYTGRSLRDAEQTGSMDKFQRRAAALQARRRR, encoded by the coding sequence TTGAACGCGGTTATTGAAGTCGAAAATCTCGTCAAGGTATACAATGGAACGATTCGTGCAGTCGACGGTGTGACATTTTGTGTTGAGAAAGGCGAAATCTTCGGATTCCTCGGTCCCAACGGGGCAGGCAAAACGACGACGATTTCGATTCTCACGACTTTACTTAAACCGACGAGTGGTGTTGCAAAAATCCTAGGCCACGATGTCACAAAAGAACCTTACAAAGTAAGGAAACTCATTGGCCTTGTCCCACAAGAACTGACTGTGGACGATGATCTAACAGGTCGAGAAAATATGCTACTTCAAGCGGACCTATACGGTGTCCCAAGGCGTGAAGCGATTGAAAGAATAGATGAGTTGCTCTCACTTGTCAACCTCGAAGATGCTGCAGATAGACTCGTCAAGACCTACTCCGGTGGAATGAGAAAGCGCCTTGAACTGGCAGAAGGACTCATTCATCAACCATCCGTTCTATTCCTCGATGAGCCGACACTGGGCCTTGATGTGCAAACGAGAGCGGCTATATGGAATCATATCCGTGATCTGAAAAAGAAACACAATATGACGATATTTATGACGACACACTATCTCGAAGAAGCCGACTCTCTTTGCGATCGCATCGCGATCATCGATCACGGACGAATCATGGCGCTGGACACACCTGAAACACTTAAACGGTCGATCGGCGGGGATGTTGTTCAGATCAAGGTGAACAGTGATTCAGATCTAACAGACCTGATTCAAAATGTCGCAGGTGTCGTGAATGTAAAGAAAGAGGGGGACGAGTACAGGATTAAGGCCGTTAACGGTGAGAAAATCATACCTGCGCTACTCAAAGTGATCGTTGATCACGGCGTGAGTGTTGAAAGTGTGCACCTGGAGCGACCAAATCTTGATCAGGTATTTCTCGAGTACACGGGTAGATCGCTTCGGGATGCCGAACAAACTGGATCGATGGACAAGTTTCAGCGAAGAGCTGCAGCACTTCAAGCAAGGAGGAGGAGGTAA
- a CDS encoding short-chain-enoyl-CoA hydratase: MPYEHVILEKDEGIAIITINRPKVLNALRTDVLRDLKEALMECENDSAVSVVIITGAGDRAFVAGADIGEMSELDPVKAKAFSEFGNSVFLYIEKMSKPVIAAINGYALGGGCELLMACDIVIASEKAKIGQPEVKLGIPPGFGGTQRMPRLLGKMKAKELIFTGDMIDAQEALRIGLVNRVVPPEKLMEEARNLAKTIASRGQIAVRMAKQLINEGIDVDLETGLALEAKGFAICFSTEDQKEGMRAFLEKRDAKFTGK, encoded by the coding sequence ATGCCATACGAACATGTAATTCTCGAAAAGGACGAAGGGATTGCGATCATTACGATTAATCGACCAAAGGTTTTGAATGCGTTGAGGACCGACGTGCTCCGGGACCTAAAAGAAGCGCTTATGGAATGCGAGAATGATAGCGCTGTGAGCGTGGTCATCATTACTGGAGCTGGTGATCGTGCGTTCGTCGCTGGTGCGGACATTGGGGAAATGAGTGAACTCGATCCAGTAAAGGCCAAAGCCTTCTCAGAATTCGGAAATAGCGTCTTCCTCTACATCGAGAAGATGTCAAAGCCAGTGATCGCTGCGATTAACGGCTACGCGCTCGGTGGCGGTTGTGAGTTGCTCATGGCCTGCGATATCGTCATTGCTTCAGAAAAGGCAAAAATAGGTCAACCAGAAGTGAAGCTTGGAATCCCCCCGGGGTTTGGAGGCACACAGAGGATGCCGAGACTTCTCGGGAAGATGAAAGCCAAGGAATTGATTTTCACGGGCGACATGATCGACGCGCAGGAGGCGTTGAGAATTGGTCTCGTCAATCGGGTTGTCCCCCCTGAGAAACTGATGGAAGAAGCAAGGAATCTGGCAAAGACGATCGCTTCAAGGGGGCAGATCGCAGTAAGAATGGCTAAACAGCTCATCAATGAAGGAATTGATGTTGATCTTGAGACAGGGCTTGCTCTCGAAGCAAAAGGCTTCGCGATTTGTTTCTCCACGGAGGATCAAAAGGAAGGGATGAGAGCTTTTTTGGAGAAAAGGGATGCAAAATTTACTGGGAAATAG
- a CDS encoding AAA family ATPase, producing the protein MALKIAVSGKGGVGKTTVAGILARLFGRDGKEVLVLDADPASNLASAIGVPKEVAEKIVPLSRMLDLIEERTGVRPGSSYGGVFTINPKVDDISAKYAVEGKDGVKLLVLGTISTGGGGCFCPESALLKNLIRHLVLQKNQYLIMDMEAGLEHLGRASSRNMDVMLVVVEPGMRSLETAAKIKELANQIGIKRVVAVLNKASSQNDKKVVEETLNKSGLPLATTIPFNRMLIEADLKGVSPLDVEGTEDVVLAIRKLKEELEKEVAISQ; encoded by the coding sequence ATGGCGCTGAAAATCGCTGTCTCGGGTAAAGGAGGTGTCGGTAAGACGACCGTAGCTGGGATTCTGGCCCGACTCTTTGGAAGAGATGGAAAAGAAGTTCTCGTTCTTGATGCAGATCCAGCATCAAATCTTGCGAGCGCGATCGGCGTTCCAAAAGAGGTGGCGGAGAAAATTGTCCCCCTCTCGAGAATGCTCGATCTCATCGAGGAAAGAACGGGCGTCAGGCCAGGTTCTAGCTACGGTGGCGTTTTCACAATCAATCCGAAGGTCGATGACATCTCGGCGAAGTACGCTGTAGAAGGAAAGGATGGTGTTAAACTCCTCGTACTTGGAACAATTAGCACCGGTGGGGGAGGCTGTTTCTGCCCTGAAAGTGCGCTCCTCAAGAACCTCATACGTCACCTTGTTCTCCAGAAGAATCAGTATCTCATCATGGATATGGAAGCGGGACTCGAGCATCTCGGGCGCGCCAGTTCAAGGAATATGGATGTGATGCTTGTTGTTGTCGAACCAGGCATGCGATCGCTCGAAACGGCTGCCAAGATCAAGGAACTGGCAAATCAAATCGGAATCAAAAGAGTCGTGGCAGTTCTAAACAAGGCGTCATCACAAAATGATAAAAAAGTTGTTGAAGAGACGCTAAATAAATCAGGATTGCCGCTTGCTACGACAATCCCATTCAATAGAATGCTGATAGAGGCTGACCTCAAAGGCGTCTCGCCTCTTGACGTAGAAGGGACCGAGGACGTTGTTTTGGCCATTCGAAAATTGAAGGAGGAGTTGGAGAAAGAGGTAGCTATTTCCCAGTAA
- a CDS encoding PadR family transcriptional regulator has translation MIGKGYCYKDKRISPLQFTMMIMLREKPMYGYELLKKLREEFKGLWTPQTGSIYPSLKKLESHGLVKSETRHGTDYYYLSDEGNTFVSESLAKIPGDIEFMIRYLNILARAASSVRDENPEKHIRAFLNDFEQDVCDPKERLEALRSMREILVSKLASVQAKIEEIEKMMKPKRGESP, from the coding sequence ATGATCGGTAAGGGATACTGCTACAAGGATAAAAGGATCAGCCCACTTCAATTCACAATGATGATCATGCTTCGCGAAAAACCGATGTATGGTTACGAATTACTGAAAAAATTGAGGGAGGAATTCAAGGGACTCTGGACTCCTCAAACTGGTTCAATTTATCCATCTCTCAAGAAACTTGAAAGCCACGGACTCGTAAAATCTGAAACGAGACACGGTACCGATTATTACTACCTTTCAGACGAGGGAAATACCTTCGTTAGTGAGAGCCTCGCCAAGATTCCAGGCGATATCGAATTCATGATTCGATACCTGAACATACTGGCTCGTGCCGCTTCTAGTGTTCGCGATGAAAATCCAGAAAAGCATATTCGTGCTTTCCTCAACGATTTTGAACAGGACGTCTGCGATCCCAAGGAAAGACTAGAGGCTCTTAGAAGCATGAGGGAAATCCTCGTCTCGAAGCTTGCATCAGTACAAGCCAAGATCGAAGAAATCGAGAAAATGATGAAACCGAAAAGGGGTGAATCACCTTGA
- a CDS encoding CooT family nickel-binding protein, translating to MCESSVFLEEKDEVREVMKDVTRIIMDGHNAICVNIIGERMILENVVLKEANLLSHGIVFKRM from the coding sequence ATGTGTGAATCATCGGTTTTTCTTGAAGAAAAGGATGAGGTCCGCGAAGTAATGAAGGATGTCACAAGGATCATCATGGACGGTCACAATGCGATCTGTGTCAATATCATAGGGGAAAGGATGATTTTGGAAAACGTGGTATTGAAAGAGGCTAATCTCCTCAGCCATGGTATCGTTTTCAAGAGGATGTGA
- the acsB gene encoding acetyl-CoA decarbonylase/synthase complex subunit alpha/beta produces MEANEKICATRTCDIGAQPIIISASEKNIETTWDRYETQLPQCGFGELGICCRNCLQGPCRIDPFGGEPKKGICGARDYTIVARNIIRNIAGGAAAHSGHGRHIAETMLKAIEGKTTAYKIKDVGKLKRVAKRIGIETEKIDTNELAKEVVMQALEDYSRYERKPLTFTTTTITKARTKLFEEKGVMPDNIDHAISDVMHRTTLGCDADPVPILFGGIKCAIADYNGMQISTDLSDILFGTPRLVRTYANLGALKPDAVNIAVHGHNPVLSDIIVDVAREMEEEARAAGASGINIVGICCTGNETLMRKGVAMVSNFASQELVLATGVVDLVVVDYQCVMPSVAEICSCLHTEMITTMPNVHIPYATHVQFREEDAEKSARSIIQMAIEAFKKRDKSKANVPDVKYEVIAGFSLEQIEELCSKFNQDDPIMHVVDNIRNGTIRGIALMAGCNNQKAVQDFNHITIAKALIKNDVLVLATGCSAGAFAKQGLLSAEATEKYAGEGLKKFLKELGEKNGINLPPIWHMGSCVDNTRAANFATAIANRFGVDVHQIPFVASAPEANHEKAVSIGTWAVALGLPVHVGTINYIFGSSLVTEVLENTARDVYGGYFIFERDPFKAAKKLLNTVEYRRWVLGLDNKYVVESGEPISQKRLFEMAIEGAIIAVGYADQLLSVAIEKYGYDQKIEYPDTGFELPSIYAWDGREVKKLGDLPPILGKVRGKIREEPTYENALIAGEATMIAAEIVEALKYIETDKPYEGTPYCGFVPDRTLRELGIAFVDDTIPGCAVLVGCAKNPKDLAKIVRDCQSKGMLIIATFDTIRQLRDENIKMGLDRMLYPVGEFTQAIHGLNFAIRAALAFGGIKRGDRENLYKYLSKRPKVFVLQMGPIDHIKAAAEFAVLFNGSPTITDQDVEAIPDKYVVQKDYDKMIQTAIEVRNIKVKLAPVNIPVAYGPAFEGETVRRPDTYIEAGGAAKTLAFELLKMRQEHEVEDGKITLIGKDVDEMEEGGKTPLAIIIEVYGKKMQEDFEAVLERRIHQFINFAEGAWHTGQRNILWIRLSKSSVKAGLRFKHFGDILITKMKEEFGSIISRVQVTIITDEAEIRKRLPEALETYAKRDARMAGLTDESVDTFYSCTLCQSFAPDHVCVITPERLGLCGAINWLDAKASNEIAPTGPNQPIVKGGAIDPVKGSWVGVNQAVYEFSHHKIERFNAYTMMEDPMTSCGCFECIVAMTADMQAVIVVNREYPGMTPIGMKFSTLAGSVGGGKQTPGFIGVGRKYLVSKKFISADGGFHRIAWMPKDLKEAMKEDLKKRSEELGTPDFVDKIADETICTDAEGLMEWMVKVDHPALKMPPMLQ; encoded by the coding sequence ATGGAAGCTAACGAGAAGATTTGTGCAACCAGGACTTGCGACATAGGCGCCCAGCCTATAATAATATCCGCTTCAGAGAAGAACATTGAGACGACATGGGATCGTTATGAAACACAGCTACCACAATGTGGATTCGGTGAACTGGGTATCTGCTGCAGGAACTGTCTGCAGGGCCCCTGCAGAATAGATCCTTTTGGTGGAGAACCTAAGAAAGGGATCTGCGGAGCGAGAGACTATACGATCGTTGCGAGAAACATCATTAGGAACATCGCGGGCGGTGCTGCCGCACACTCAGGCCATGGCAGACATATCGCTGAGACGATGCTGAAGGCGATCGAAGGCAAAACTACGGCTTATAAGATTAAAGACGTGGGCAAACTCAAGAGAGTTGCCAAGCGTATTGGCATCGAGACCGAAAAAATCGACACTAACGAACTTGCGAAAGAGGTTGTGATGCAGGCCCTCGAAGATTACTCGCGATACGAGCGCAAACCGCTGACGTTCACAACGACGACAATCACGAAAGCCCGCACTAAGTTATTCGAGGAAAAGGGTGTAATGCCAGACAATATTGACCATGCAATTTCCGATGTGATGCACCGCACAACACTCGGTTGTGATGCTGATCCTGTCCCTATTCTTTTTGGCGGCATCAAATGCGCGATTGCCGACTACAATGGTATGCAGATTTCGACTGACTTATCCGATATTCTTTTTGGGACACCGCGTCTCGTTAGAACCTATGCCAATCTCGGCGCGCTGAAACCAGATGCGGTTAACATCGCAGTTCATGGCCACAATCCAGTCCTCAGCGACATAATCGTTGATGTTGCGAGGGAAATGGAGGAGGAGGCAAGAGCTGCCGGTGCATCGGGCATCAACATCGTCGGTATCTGCTGCACCGGGAACGAGACGTTGATGAGGAAAGGCGTCGCGATGGTTTCGAACTTCGCTTCACAGGAGCTTGTGCTCGCGACGGGCGTTGTTGACCTAGTGGTTGTGGATTACCAATGTGTCATGCCCTCTGTCGCAGAAATCTGTTCATGCCTTCACACCGAGATGATCACTACAATGCCAAATGTCCACATCCCTTACGCAACGCATGTTCAATTCAGAGAGGAGGATGCTGAGAAGAGCGCCAGATCAATCATCCAGATGGCTATCGAGGCGTTCAAGAAGAGGGATAAGAGCAAGGCGAATGTACCAGATGTCAAGTACGAGGTCATTGCGGGATTCAGTCTTGAACAAATTGAGGAACTTTGCTCGAAATTCAACCAAGACGATCCAATCATGCACGTTGTTGATAATATCCGCAACGGAACGATCAGGGGAATCGCTCTGATGGCTGGATGCAACAACCAGAAAGCCGTGCAGGATTTCAACCATATCACCATTGCAAAAGCACTCATAAAGAACGATGTTCTCGTGCTCGCTACAGGATGTTCCGCAGGCGCGTTTGCGAAACAAGGTTTGCTTTCCGCCGAAGCGACGGAGAAATACGCGGGGGAGGGCCTCAAGAAATTCTTGAAGGAGCTCGGAGAGAAAAATGGCATTAATCTACCCCCGATATGGCACATGGGCTCTTGCGTAGATAACACGCGTGCTGCGAATTTTGCAACGGCGATCGCCAATAGATTTGGCGTCGATGTTCACCAGATTCCTTTTGTCGCCAGCGCACCTGAAGCGAATCATGAGAAAGCGGTTTCGATCGGTACATGGGCCGTTGCTCTTGGATTACCTGTTCATGTGGGGACGATCAACTACATTTTCGGGTCATCACTCGTCACTGAAGTACTCGAGAACACGGCGAGAGACGTCTACGGCGGATACTTCATCTTTGAGAGGGATCCGTTCAAAGCCGCAAAGAAGCTCCTCAACACTGTCGAGTATAGACGTTGGGTTCTCGGCCTTGATAACAAGTATGTTGTGGAAAGTGGTGAGCCGATCAGCCAGAAGAGATTGTTCGAGATGGCGATCGAGGGTGCAATCATAGCGGTGGGGTACGCTGATCAGCTTCTAAGCGTCGCAATTGAGAAGTATGGATATGATCAGAAGATAGAATATCCAGATACTGGTTTCGAACTTCCATCGATTTATGCATGGGATGGGAGGGAGGTCAAGAAGCTTGGTGATCTGCCACCAATACTCGGTAAAGTCAGAGGGAAGATCAGAGAGGAGCCCACATATGAAAATGCACTAATCGCAGGCGAGGCGACAATGATTGCGGCGGAAATTGTTGAGGCGTTGAAATACATCGAGACGGATAAGCCCTACGAAGGGACACCGTACTGCGGGTTCGTGCCCGACAGGACACTGAGAGAACTGGGTATTGCGTTCGTTGACGACACGATACCAGGCTGTGCTGTGCTCGTCGGCTGTGCCAAGAACCCGAAGGACCTTGCCAAGATCGTGAGGGACTGCCAGAGCAAGGGGATGCTCATTATCGCGACGTTCGACACCATCAGGCAGCTACGTGATGAAAACATCAAGATGGGTCTCGATCGGATGCTGTATCCGGTTGGTGAATTCACTCAGGCGATACATGGTCTGAACTTCGCGATTAGGGCTGCGCTTGCGTTCGGCGGTATCAAGAGAGGTGACCGCGAGAATCTCTACAAGTATCTTTCAAAGAGGCCAAAAGTCTTTGTGCTCCAGATGGGCCCCATTGACCATATTAAGGCTGCTGCAGAGTTCGCCGTCCTCTTTAACGGTTCCCCGACGATCACCGATCAGGACGTCGAGGCGATTCCTGACAAGTATGTTGTGCAGAAAGATTACGACAAAATGATCCAGACGGCAATCGAAGTCAGGAACATCAAAGTCAAGCTCGCGCCCGTTAACATACCAGTTGCATATGGGCCCGCCTTCGAGGGCGAAACGGTCAGAAGACCAGACACTTACATCGAGGCGGGTGGTGCTGCAAAGACGCTTGCTTTCGAACTCCTGAAGATGCGCCAGGAACACGAAGTTGAGGACGGTAAGATCACGCTGATCGGAAAAGATGTTGATGAGATGGAGGAGGGCGGCAAAACGCCACTTGCCATCATCATAGAGGTCTATGGCAAGAAGATGCAAGAGGATTTCGAGGCCGTACTTGAAAGGAGGATTCATCAATTCATCAACTTCGCCGAAGGTGCATGGCATACAGGTCAGAGAAACATTCTGTGGATAAGGCTGAGCAAGAGCTCTGTGAAAGCAGGCTTGAGATTCAAGCATTTCGGTGATATCCTCATCACAAAGATGAAGGAGGAGTTCGGGAGCATCATAAGTCGTGTCCAGGTAACCATCATCACGGACGAGGCGGAGATCAGGAAGAGGTTACCTGAAGCACTGGAGACTTACGCGAAGAGAGATGCGAGAATGGCGGGATTGACTGACGAATCGGTCGACACATTCTACAGCTGTACACTGTGCCAGTCCTTTGCACCCGATCATGTCTGCGTCATTACACCAGAGAGGTTAGGTCTCTGCGGTGCGATCAACTGGCTCGATGCCAAAGCAAGCAACGAAATCGCACCAACGGGTCCAAACCAACCGATCGTCAAGGGAGGAGCCATCGATCCCGTCAAAGGATCGTGGGTTGGTGTCAATCAGGCTGTTTACGAATTCAGCCATCACAAGATCGAGAGATTCAACGCGTACACGATGATGGAAGATCCGATGACGAGTTGTGGTTGCTTCGAGTGCATCGTCGCGATGACGGCTGATATGCAGGCAGTCATCGTCGTCAATAGAGAATACCCTGGTATGACACCAATCGGGATGAAATTCTCAACGCTCGCTGGATCTGTCGGAGGCGGAAAGCAGACACCAGGATTCATCGGTGTTGGACGGAAGTATTTAGTCAGCAAGAAGTTCATATCGGCTGACGGTGGATTCCACCGCATCGCCTGGATGCCGAAGGACCTCAAAGAAGCAATGAAAGAGGACCTGAAGAAAAGAAGTGAAGAACTGGGCACACCAGACTTCGTCGACAAGATCGCTGACGAAACAATATGCACCGATGCAGAGGGACTCATGGAATGGATGGTCAAAGTCGATCATCCTGCGCTGAAAATGCCTCCGATGCTGCAATAG
- a CDS encoding ABC transporter permease: MESGNVLRQTWTLMIRELKHWYRVKIQIFMALIQPIVWLGLFGQAFQLNKLIPAGDQIPGSLPPFNFSLMFAGAPDYFSYMAAGMLAVIVLFTCMFGGMSIVWDRRFGFLDKLRASPIPRGVIPVSRIGATVIRAMIQMLIVFVIALLFTYVPGLTGLTLNPGFNALDFVGLFLAMLLLAIAFASLFTTIALAVENQETLFGVINLLNLPIMFASAALFPTTLMPDWLKAVANYNPLTLAVDAARIFIFHNPNPIYNLWIDLGGLALFAFTLLAISVILSRKLMGAK, translated from the coding sequence ATGGAAAGCGGGAATGTTTTAAGGCAGACATGGACGCTCATGATTCGCGAGCTGAAACACTGGTATCGCGTCAAAATTCAGATTTTCATGGCCCTCATACAACCTATAGTTTGGCTCGGACTTTTTGGACAGGCGTTCCAGCTTAACAAATTAATTCCGGCGGGCGACCAGATTCCGGGATCATTGCCGCCTTTTAATTTTTCCTTAATGTTTGCCGGAGCTCCAGATTATTTCTCCTACATGGCCGCAGGCATGCTCGCTGTGATCGTCTTATTCACTTGCATGTTCGGCGGGATGTCGATCGTCTGGGATAGAAGGTTTGGATTCCTCGACAAGCTACGCGCATCGCCGATTCCGAGAGGAGTAATTCCAGTTTCAAGGATTGGAGCAACGGTCATTCGTGCTATGATTCAGATGCTGATCGTCTTCGTTATTGCACTCCTCTTCACGTACGTACCAGGACTCACTGGGCTAACCCTCAACCCCGGATTCAATGCACTGGACTTCGTCGGACTATTCCTCGCTATGCTGCTACTTGCAATAGCGTTTGCGTCGTTATTCACAACAATCGCGCTCGCTGTTGAAAACCAGGAAACTCTTTTCGGCGTGATCAATCTACTGAACCTCCCGATCATGTTCGCATCTGCGGCCCTATTCCCAACGACCCTCATGCCAGACTGGCTAAAGGCGGTAGCAAACTACAACCCGTTGACGCTTGCCGTCGATGCAGCAAGGATATTCATATTCCACAATCCGAATCCAATCTACAACCTCTGGATCGACCTCGGTGGACTTGCACTCTTTGCATTCACGCTACTGGCAATCAGCGTTATACTCTCGAGAAAGCTAATGGGCGCAAAGTGA
- a CDS encoding acetyl-CoA decarbonylase/synthase complex subunit delta — MVEVPIPKEKWTGKICTIVIGATAEDGGSRGRKVVIGGETGMPFLSFEGPIANRPAIAGEVIDTLRDYPPLAKKAFGDAAEDPVQWSKVWVEKYGVDLICLKLHSTNPEEENRSPAEAAETVRKVLAAVPVPLIVYGCGHEEKDAKTMEAVSNIGAKERLLLGHAEESAYKSIAAASMANNHALIAFSNLDINLAKQINILLTDFGVKKENIVADPLMASLGMGLEYSYSVNERIRLAALMGDTMLQVPMVCDTTIAWKAREATEENDKLGDVDLRAAWWEATTALAALVSGADMLIMRSPKAVEIVRMALNELLGGD; from the coding sequence ATGGTTGAGGTGCCGATTCCAAAAGAGAAGTGGACGGGCAAAATCTGTACAATTGTAATTGGAGCAACTGCGGAAGATGGTGGGTCAAGGGGTAGGAAGGTAGTCATAGGCGGAGAGACAGGGATGCCGTTTCTCTCCTTTGAAGGGCCGATCGCGAACAGGCCGGCAATAGCTGGCGAGGTCATTGATACATTAAGGGACTACCCGCCACTCGCGAAGAAGGCCTTCGGCGATGCTGCCGAAGACCCGGTCCAGTGGTCGAAGGTCTGGGTCGAAAAATATGGAGTCGATCTCATATGCCTCAAGCTACATTCAACAAACCCGGAGGAGGAGAACAGGTCTCCCGCAGAGGCGGCCGAAACGGTGCGCAAAGTCCTCGCTGCCGTGCCGGTCCCGCTCATCGTCTATGGTTGCGGACATGAGGAGAAAGATGCGAAGACGATGGAAGCTGTCAGCAATATCGGCGCGAAGGAGAGGCTCTTGCTTGGACATGCGGAAGAAAGCGCTTACAAATCGATCGCAGCTGCTTCGATGGCGAACAACCACGCACTAATCGCGTTCTCAAATCTCGATATCAACCTGGCGAAGCAAATCAATATCCTCCTCACAGATTTTGGTGTCAAGAAAGAGAACATCGTCGCAGATCCGCTGATGGCGAGCCTCGGCATGGGTCTTGAATATTCATATTCTGTCAACGAGCGCATTCGACTCGCAGCGCTTATGGGCGACACCATGCTCCAGGTTCCAATGGTTTGCGACACGACGATTGCATGGAAAGCAAGAGAGGCGACAGAGGAGAACGATAAACTCGGGGATGTTGATTTGAGAGCTGCCTGGTGGGAAGCGACAACCGCTCTTGCAGCACTCGTTTCAGGTGCGGACATGCTCATCATGAGAAGCCCGAAGGCCGTCGAAATTGTCAGGATGGCGCTCAATGAGCTTCTTGGAGGTGATTGA
- a CDS encoding cyclic 2,3-diphosphoglycerate synthase, with the protein MSRSKIIIMGAAGRDFHNFNTYFRDNDSYEVVAFTATQIPNIEGRRYPPELAGKLYPDGIPIYSEEELPHLIKEFGVEQVVFAYSDISHVDVMHKASIVLAAGADFRLMGNPCITLKSKVPVISVCAVRTGSGKSQTTRKICTILRNKGLRVVAVRHPMPYGDLRKQVVQRFASYEDLDLNECTIEEREEYEPLIDKGILVYAGVDYKQILEQADREADVIVWDGGNNDLPFFQSDLHIVVADPHRAGHEITYHPGETNVRLADVIIINKIQTADRHDILKVRENVKSINPHAIIIEAASPISVEDPSMIRGKKVLVVEDGPTVTHGGMGYGAGMIAAEDYGASEIIDPRPFAVGSILETFKEYPHIGKLLPAMGYGNDQISELEETINRAECDVVVSGTPVDLRRIIKVNKPVVRVRYELCEIGHPTIEELLTEKLKGKIKGL; encoded by the coding sequence ATGAGTCGCAGCAAGATCATCATCATGGGCGCAGCTGGTCGGGATTTTCACAACTTCAATACGTACTTTCGGGACAATGACTCGTACGAAGTTGTTGCTTTCACGGCAACACAGATACCGAATATTGAGGGTCGGAGATATCCACCAGAGCTCGCAGGGAAATTGTATCCAGATGGGATCCCCATCTACTCCGAGGAAGAACTACCTCATTTGATCAAAGAATTTGGCGTCGAACAAGTTGTTTTCGCGTATAGCGATATCTCACACGTTGACGTGATGCATAAAGCATCGATTGTTTTGGCGGCAGGGGCGGATTTCAGGTTAATGGGGAATCCTTGTATCACTCTAAAATCCAAAGTTCCAGTCATCAGCGTTTGCGCCGTTAGAACGGGGTCAGGAAAGAGCCAGACGACGCGAAAGATATGCACGATTCTGAGGAATAAGGGGTTAAGGGTTGTTGCTGTCAGGCATCCAATGCCCTACGGTGATCTGAGGAAACAGGTTGTTCAAAGATTCGCGAGTTACGAGGACTTGGATCTGAACGAATGCACGATCGAGGAGAGGGAAGAATACGAGCCGTTGATCGATAAAGGGATCCTCGTCTACGCAGGGGTGGATTATAAGCAAATTCTTGAGCAGGCGGATAGGGAAGCTGATGTCATCGTCTGGGATGGTGGCAATAACGATCTCCCATTTTTCCAATCGGATCTCCATATTGTTGTTGCGGACCCGCATAGGGCAGGACACGAAATCACTTATCACCCTGGTGAAACGAACGTGCGACTCGCAGATGTCATCATAATTAACAAGATCCAGACGGCGGATCGACATGATATACTGAAGGTGCGAGAAAATGTCAAATCGATCAATCCCCACGCGATCATAATTGAAGCGGCATCGCCGATCTCTGTTGAAGATCCGAGTATGATTCGAGGAAAGAAAGTATTGGTTGTTGAGGATGGGCCAACAGTGACACATGGTGGCATGGGATATGGCGCGGGTATGATTGCAGCAGAAGACTATGGGGCCAGTGAGATCATTGATCCGCGACCCTTTGCAGTCGGATCGATCCTTGAGACATTCAAGGAATACCCACACATTGGGAAGTTGTTACCGGCAATGGGTTACGGCAATGACCAAATTTCAGAACTCGAAGAGACGATCAACAGGGCTGAATGCGATGTCGTTGTCTCTGGCACACCAGTCGATCTAAGGAGGATCATCAAAGTCAATAAACCAGTTGTCAGGGTGAGGTATGAATTGTGCGAGATTGGTCATCCTACGATAGAAGAACTGCTTACAGAGAAATTAAAGGGGAAAATAAAGGGCCTCTAG